Proteins encoded by one window of Methanomassiliicoccales archaeon:
- a CDS encoding CHAD domain-containing protein: MADPKTEPPMLICDMEHYRAYGAERLLASLDSLTSEIKGVKGDDDIEFVHRMRVASRRLRSALGLFGECFEEEDVRRWNRAVRSVTRDLGEARDLDVQIAFLKDFVDSHEGRPSLTALMAGLEGRRATAQPRINSGLERLERKGALEQMRRTFEEVQNTPRCSVPYGTMERAFHHISLRLDELLSLQDCVHQPDAKERQHQMRIAAKRLRYTMEAFVTLYGEMMQGQIAVVKDLQDRLGELHDCDVWIDLLAAMGVDDPGLDTLQHDRMEARIVGYNEFVKIWESLIESEFFTELLNSIVPDATLALPQLAGMSKLEQVKAIAKGCGADEEHSLHVAELSLQLFDHLRSLHRLGDAEREMLEYAGVLHDIGWKEGQKGHHKNSLQMIMGEDRLPFGDRERAIVASVARYHRGVLPKEGHKAYRTLNSTDRKVVDRLASMIRVADALDVSHSSVVRSVECIVKKGSVTVILSTIGYPDRELEKVRVKKDLFEKIFNRALAFELD; the protein is encoded by the coding sequence ATGGCGGATCCTAAGACCGAACCGCCCATGTTGATATGCGACATGGAGCACTACCGGGCGTACGGGGCTGAACGCCTGCTCGCCTCACTGGATTCCTTGACCTCGGAGATCAAGGGCGTCAAGGGAGACGATGACATCGAGTTCGTTCACCGGATGCGCGTGGCCTCAAGAAGACTGAGGTCTGCCCTGGGGCTGTTCGGCGAATGCTTCGAAGAGGAGGACGTTCGGAGATGGAACCGGGCGGTACGATCGGTCACCCGGGACCTGGGAGAGGCCAGGGACCTCGATGTCCAGATTGCGTTCCTGAAGGACTTTGTCGATTCCCATGAAGGCCGTCCATCGCTTACGGCCTTGATGGCGGGGTTGGAGGGGCGGCGGGCCACTGCACAGCCGCGCATCAATTCCGGCCTGGAAAGGCTGGAACGGAAAGGCGCCTTGGAACAGATGCGGCGGACCTTTGAGGAGGTCCAGAACACCCCGCGCTGCTCGGTTCCCTACGGAACGATGGAACGGGCCTTCCATCACATCTCCCTGCGGTTGGACGAACTGTTGTCGCTGCAGGATTGCGTCCACCAACCGGACGCGAAGGAACGGCAGCACCAGATGAGGATCGCAGCCAAACGACTGCGGTACACCATGGAGGCCTTCGTGACCCTGTACGGTGAGATGATGCAGGGCCAGATCGCCGTGGTCAAGGACCTGCAGGACCGGTTGGGCGAACTACATGATTGCGACGTGTGGATCGACCTGCTGGCCGCCATGGGGGTCGATGATCCCGGCCTCGACACCCTTCAGCACGACCGCATGGAAGCGCGCATCGTTGGATACAATGAGTTCGTAAAGATATGGGAATCGCTCATCGAGTCGGAGTTCTTCACAGAGCTGTTGAACTCCATCGTTCCCGATGCCACTCTGGCCCTTCCCCAATTGGCCGGGATGAGCAAGCTGGAACAGGTGAAGGCAATAGCCAAGGGCTGCGGTGCGGACGAGGAGCACTCGCTGCACGTGGCGGAATTGTCGCTGCAGCTCTTCGACCATCTCCGATCACTGCACCGGCTGGGGGATGCGGAAAGAGAGATGCTCGAGTACGCCGGCGTATTGCACGACATCGGCTGGAAGGAAGGGCAGAAGGGCCACCATAAGAACTCGCTCCAGATGATAATGGGGGAGGACCGACTACCCTTCGGAGACAGGGAGAGGGCGATAGTGGCCAGCGTGGCAAGATATCACCGGGGTGTCCTTCCCAAGGAGGGTCACAAGGCTTACAGGACGTTGAACTCCACGGACCGCAAGGTGGTGGACCGCCTAGCATCGATGATCCGGGTGGCCGACGCGCTTGACGTTTCACATTCATCGGTGGTCCGGTCGGTAGAGTGCATTGTGAAGAAGGGTAGTGTAACGGTCATTCTTTCAACGATCGGGTACCCTGACCGAGAACTGGAAAAGGTCCGGGTCAAGAAGGACCTTTTCGAGAAGATATTCAATAGGGCGCTAGCGTTTGAGTTGGACTGA